CTGTGAAACATGGATGTGAAACGGCTACCTGTAACACTCGACAGCGACGATCAAGCGGAAATCGCCGTGTTCGCCGACCCTGACCGCCTCGAAGCAGGAATCCTGCGGGAATGGGCGCAGCAGCAGCACATCACCATCCGCGACAACTCCGAGTCCGGGATCGCGCGCGCCCTTCTCCGTGTGGGTGCAGAAGCACTCCGCGAGAAGGCTCTCGAAGCCGGCTATGCCGAACTCGCCAAGGATCAAGAAGAAGGCCTAACGGAACAACGAGCGCGGCGGCGAAGCTACGCCGAGCGCGTCGACCGGGCCTACGGCGAATGACGGCCGCGCTCCGCGGGCAGATCTACTGGTTCGACATGGGACACGGCGAGAAGCCGTGGGTGGTGGTCTCCAACAACGTCCGTAACCGCAACCTGAACACGGTCCTCGCCGCACGCGTGACCACCACACCGAAGCCCGGCGTTCCGACGGCCGTCCCTCTCGGAGCCGCAGATCCACTTGTCGGTTCGATCCTGGCGGACGACCTCATCCAGCTCTTCGACGACGAGCTCGCCGCGAGCAGGCCGGCGGGAGCGCTCTCCCCCGCAACAGTGGTCAAACTGAACAAAGCACTCGCGATCGCACTCGGGCTGCCCTGACGAACTCGCTGTACGACTGTGGCCCTCGACCGGAAAGGTCGAGGGCCACAGTCATGGCAAGCGGCGGGAACTGTCACAGGTCGGTAAATCGCGATACCGAGAGCCACCGGAGCGTGAGGCCGAAACCCAGCCAGAGCACGACGAACGCGCCGACCGCCCACTGGCCTGGTGTCTCCTGAGAAATCAGCGATGCTGCGACGAACAGGGCGAGAAAAATCAATCCGGACCGGATGAACATTCCACTCATCCGTGCGAGTGACCGGATCAAAGGGAAATCCATCCGTCCGAGGGGGTCGTGCTCCTGCATGGCAGTCCACCAATCCGAATCGAGTTGTGTTGCAAAGCATCCTATGAAAAAAGGGGTGTGTCCGCCACAGCACGGCGCGCAGGTCCCAGGCGGGACAACCCACGATCGCCGCAGCCGTGGCGGACACGAGAAGCATCAACTACCCCGGTCCCGTATCTCGAACGGTGGGCGAGACCGCCCGAAGGGCCTGGGGCTGTTGAGGCTTCGGCTTGTGAGGGCTATTCGACGGGTCGATATGTTTCGGTGTCGTCGTCGAATTCCCACCGGTCGCCGTCGATCTCGACGGCCGTGAAATCGTCAGAAGGATCTTCGGCGGTCGCGCGGCCGCCGTCGATCATCTCGAGAACCTGATCCATCGTCAGCGCAGTCACCTTCCCGGCTGCGCTATCGACCAACCCGAGGACCTGATCGATCAGCGGTGCGTCCGCGGCTTCGGGTCGAGGGTCGGTGTCGGCGGCGACGAATTCCGCGAAATCCGTTCCGATCTTGGGGTCGTTCGGCTGGTAGCCGCACTCTCCGCCACGGCATTCCTCGTTGAAGCCCATCTTGGGCAGCCGAGAGATCATTGGCCACAGCACATGGTTGTGCCAGGCTGCCATACCGCCGTGATACGGGTTCTTCTTCAGCTGCTGGTACACCTCACGGTGCGCCCACATCGCCGCCGTCAGCTCTTCGACCATCGGATCATGTTTGTACCAACACGATCGGATCTGCTGCCCACCGACGTTGTACCGCCGGCGCAGCCACTCGACCCACTGCCCGAGCTCGAGCCACAGCTCCGCAGCAGCCTCGCGATCCAGGTGGCGCCAATCAGCGGGGCCAGGTTGGTATACCGGAATACTCATCACACACCTCCTTGATGGAGCATGCGCACCGAAGCTGCGCACGGTTCGCACGAATCACGGTGCCGCACATCCCGTAATCCGTCGGACAGAGTGAAGATACCGTCGTTGTACGTTACTTCCGGATCCCGAACGAGGGCGCCGGCCGGGGAGACGACGATGATCGGCCGCTCGTACACCCCGCTGGCGCCGACGCCAATCCACAACGCAGAATCCCCGGGCGCCCAGTGGTCCGCGCACTCCCACGGCGAGGCCGCAGATTCGGAGCTCATAGTTCGGCCTTCGCGCAGAACGCGTCGAACGCCGACTGATTCGCCCGCACCCGCTTCGAGAGATCCGGAACATCCCACACCGACGGCAGCCGCACCTTCATCGGCCTGGCGTTGCGGTAGATCATCAACGCTTGATCTTCCGGCATTTCACGAATTTCGTTGAGTGCCATCATCGGAACGCTGCGCGGTGCCGAACGCGGGTCCAGGCTGATGTATTCGTCGCGGCTACCCATCAACCGTGAGAGCGCCGACAATTCGCCTTCGTCACCTAGGCCTGGCAAGTAGATCCGTGCCGGGGAATCGCTCGACAACCGTTGCCCGTCGATGCGGCCCCAACGCTTCTCGTTCTGCAAGGCGCTGTGCACGAACGCCCAGATCTGGATTCCGCGGCCGCCCGAGTCCGTAATCAGATCCGGCATATGCGGAATCGCCGCGACATTGTTCATTTCGTCGAGGACCATCCGCAACGGCGGATCAATCTTGTCGTCCTCGTTGCCCAGCCCGTGTGTCTTCGCGATGTGATAGAGCTCGGCCGAGAGCACAGTGGTGAACGCGGCCGCCGAAGCGCTGTGTCCTTCCGAGACCAGATACACAGTGTTCTTGCCCTCGGTCATCAGCGCATGCAGATCCGCGGACTCGCTACGGGGGACGTTGATCGCGCTCATCAACTTCGGGGACGCCAACGGTTCGAGCAACCGCGCGCACGCGCTGACCACGTCATCGGAGGAATCGGACTGTGAGTCCAAGGCTTGCTCGAGTTCGGCGTGCCAGTCCGGAAGGTCCTGCTCGAGAACATCGCGGACCAGTTGGACGTTGCGCGAGGACGCCCAGATCCGCAGGTCGATCATGTTCTTGTTCTTGACGGCCGCGGAGTAGAGGTAGCCGCGCATGAGCATCGCGGCCTTGCCGTTCCAATAGCCGGAATTGCTGGTGTCGTCCATCGGCATGGCCTGGACCAGTGCTTCTGCACGCCGCTTGGCGACTTCCGGATCCTCGCACCCGTCGAGGATCGACCACCGCATCGGATTGGGGATCGCGGTCAGCCCCTCCGGGTCGAAGACCTCGACGTGCCCGACTTCCCGGCGCTGCGCCCACGTGGAGCGCAACAGATCGCCGCGGGTCGAGGTAGCGACGACCGGGCCGACGGCGTCGGTGACACCTTTCCAGCAGACACGCCACGTCTTACCCGCACCAGTCGGTCCGGTGCAGGTAAGCCCGTCGCGGTACTGGAGGAATACGCCCTCCCCTTTGTGGTCGTACAGCTCCGCGACTCGGGTGGTCTCGACAGCGGCATCGATGCGGCGCACCGGGACGTCTTTGAGTGAGAGGCGGGTCGCTTTCGCCTTCCGGACGGCCGCCTTTTCGCTGATACCGGTTCGGGCGAGTTCGGTGCGGTCAGCGAATCCGGACTCTCGCACCCGCCGAGCGGCGGCGCGTTTCATCTGCTGCCCGGAAACGAACAGCCCCATCCACAGGCACAACGCTGCAACGATCGCGATGGAAACCCACGTCAGTACCGGTCCGCCCGGCCGAGAACCTTCCGGCCACGCGAGTGCGGGGTCGCCCGGATTCCGGAACAGCCCTTCGAACACGTCGAGAACTCCGTACACACCGGTGGGGAGAGCGCCGCCATGACCGGACACGACACCCGAGATGTATCCGCCGGCAACGACGCTGACGACGGCCGAAGCAACGAGACTCACAAGGGGAAGCACGCCAGGCGGCACCATCGGTTGCGTAGGACGCTGAGTTGTACTCACGACTTGTCTCCTTCGATCGGGTCGGGCATCACAAGCTCGGGCCGCGAGAGTGTGGTGCGGGTGGATGCCATGCCGGATGGCCGGCCACGCGGTGACAGGGTCGTCCTACGGCCGCTGGACCTGCGCCGCATTATCAGAACCCACATCATGAGCGCGCAGGCCGCTACCGACCCGACGACCAGAATGGTGAAGGCGACGAGCGGCGGCATAGGAAGCGTCGCCAGGCGATCCGGAGCGTCTGTCGGGATCATGCTGCCTCTCCCTTGATCACTTCGTCGGTGTTGGTGAGTTCGATTTCCAGATCGGAACGGACGTGCTGCATGAGAATCGGATCGGCGCTGCCGTACTTGACCAGGCAATGTCCTTTCGCCAGGGACATGATGATTTCCGTCGACCCGGCCGGCAGGTGGTACATGCGAGCTGTTTCCTCCGCATCCTCGACACGGTCCTGCCCGTACAAGAAGACGATTCCGGCTTCTTTCATCAGCGCCCGCGCGGGAGAGTCGACGGGGAGGTCCGAGATGTGGTGGAACGCCGAAACGGTCGAAAGTCCGAGGCCGCGAGAGAGTTTCATGTTCTCCCGGAACACCTTTCCGGTCGAGCCGTCGGCGACGTGCCAGCCTTCCTCGATCAGCAGCAGCGTTTGCATGTGCTTGGCGGAGCGGGTTGCGAGAACGTTCGCGAGCCAGGTGTTGATCACGGTCATGATCACTCGCAACGCCGGTCCCTTGTTCGGGAGGGCCGAGACGTCGAAGTGCACGAACGAATGATCGAGTGCCTCGCGGACCTCCGGGGAGGTAGCGCCGTCGACGAGGCCCTTGAGGTCTCCTTCGCACAGTTCTTGCAGTGCGAGACCAGGATTGAGGCCCCAGCGGCGCGAGTCCTCGGCGTGCAGTGAGCCGAAGATGTTGCCGCTGCCGGGGCTCGCTTCGAGCAGTTCAGCGGCGAGTTCGCGCAAGGTCGGTTCGCGGTTCTCCGCATCGGCTCGTTCGTTGACGGATTTGAGTGCTTGGCGCACAGCTGCTTTTTCCGTCTCGACGAGGGAACGACCCATCGTGTCTTCGATGACGGCACCGACCAGTGCTTCCTGGCCGGCCGGGGAAACGCCGTCCGTACGTTGGGTTCCGCTCGCGATAGCCGGGTCGAGCAGATTGATCCGGACACCGTCACCGCCGGCGAGGAATCGGATCGACCGGGCGCCCATCGCCTGCGCGATACCGGAATACTCGCCGCCCTTGTTGCCCTGACGCTTTTTGTCGATGACGACGCACTGCCGGTTGTTCGCCAGGGCGAGTTGACGGATGCAGAACGCGGTTTTGATCAGCGAAGACTTCGCTTTGCCGATGTCACCGACGATAGCGACGTTGATGTTCTCGATTTCCGAGCCGTAGAGCGCGAACGGATCGGTGATCACCATCGACTGGTTGATCTTGTTCAGCCCGGTCATGAGTCCTTCGTGACGCACCGAGCGGCGCATCGTGGCCAGGTTCAGCGCTTCACCTTGCCGGGTGGTGGTCCACGCACCTTCCGCTCGCACCTCGTACCAGCCCCACCGGTCCAACCAGCGGTTGCGTTTGGGGGCAGGCCGGCGGGTGGTGATCCGGTCGGAGGAGTGGACCGCCTGGGCGACTGCGGATTCCTCCGCGCTCTCGACCTGGACGTTCTTCTTCCCGAGGCTGGGTGCGAGGGTCCATCGGTTGGACTTCTTGTGGCCGCGACGGTGCGCCGTGGTCTGTTCTGTCTTCGTCATCGCCGGTTCAGCCCCTTGTCTTGATTCGAGTCCATTTGGTGGCCGCCAGTCCGCGGCCGAGCGGCAACGTCAAGAACGCGGCCACGTCGTGGCGGTTGTCCTGCCACACGATTTCTCCGATGCCGCAGTTGTCGGCGGCCTGCTCCACGCGTGTCCCGGCGCGTAGTGCGTCGTCTTCGTTTCGGCCGGTGACCGAGACGGCCATCGAATAGATCAGGCCGTGGTGGCCGCTACCAGGCAGAAGATCCTGTCGGCGGCGAGCTGATTCGGTGATCGCCACGTCGGAGGCGCCGTCGGTGGTCTTTCCCTTGCGGCTCTCCTCGATGCGCTTGGCCTCGTCGCGGGTGACGTCCTTCTTCGCGGCTTCGCGGGATTGGGAGGCTTCCACGAAATCCATGCGCACCATCACCGTGCGGATGGTCGGGGCGGCGGCGATCTCGTCGTCTCCGACGTCGGGCTCGACTCCGGTCAGGAACGGACCAAGCCACAACGGGCCGAGTTCACGCGGTTCGATCGCACGCGGGGGAATCACCCCGGCCCGTGTGTGCCACGCTCCCGCAACCTCGACCGACTCGTCGCGGCCGATGTAGGAGGGCCAGCAGTTGTTCCACCGCACACCCTTGTGCGCGTCGAGGGGGAAGGTGGGGTCTTGGAATGCGCGGATCACCGCGCAGGCTCGCTGTTCGCCGTAGACCTCCACCCGGCCCATACCGGCGCGTTCGAGGGAATGCTGCGCCTTCTCCGTTTCGTCGCGAATGACCTGAGCGATACCGCCGACCAGGGCGGCATCCTTGCGGCGCGCGATGCGCGCAGCTTCGGCGAGGAACGTCGGCGACTTCGGAATGATCAGTACGCAGTACGAGCGGTGTTCCTCGACATACGGGGCGTTGCGGTCGAGGAGCTGACCGTAGGAACGGATCGCTTCGTCTATGCGCCGCACGGATTCACCGGCGGCCGAGATCATGCGCATCATCCAGTTCTCGTGCGGCGCCATATCGGCCGGGACACTGCGGTGCAGCAGCGCCACACCCCGAACGAACGAGGACCGCTTCGCGAAACCGGCAAGGATACGACCGAACGCAGCTGAGGTCACCGCCCACTCCGCATCACCGCGTAGACCTTCGGCCAAACCTTGCATCGCCACGATCACGGAGTAGTAGTTGTTGTCGCCCGGTGTGGTGTGCTCGAGGATGAACATGTCGTCGAGCCCGGTACCGGCCAGATCCACCGGCTTCGTCTGGTAGAGCGGGACAGGGAACTCCCACCCCGGATCGTGGTCGGGATCGCCGAAGTTTTCGTCCCTGGCGCTGACGTACACGTGCTCACCGCGCTTACGACGCTGACGGTTTCGAATCTGCTTGGCTTTGCTTGCCGCATAGGACTCACGCTGCCCGAATTCGAACGTCGCACCGATGACGGCCAAGATCAGCGCCAAGTCGAACCCGAGAACCCAGATGTTCTGCCCGATAACGAAGATCAGGACCAGCGCCAGGATGAGTGTCGCGCTCCACGCGATCAAGACCGGTTCGGCGAAAGGCAGGTTTCCTTTGCGGGCGATCTGACGCCCCAGGATCGACGTGCGTTGTTCACTCATCAGTGTTCTCCGTCCGCGTGTTCGGGAGCGTTCTGGGCCGAGGCCCCGGCCTTGTTCATCGCTGCACCGGCAGCAGCCACCGCGAAGGGCGCCGCCACTGTCGCTGCACCTGCCGCTGCGCCGGCGGTTGTCTTCGCCGCGCTCATCAATTTCGATTCGGCGCTTCCCGCTTTGGCTCCGCCCTTGCCGGAGTCTTTGCCACCGATCCCGACGGAACCGGACGAGGTTTGCCCTCCGTGGCCCGATCGACTGGACGCGTGATCGGACGATGCCGACGATGCGTCCGGGGAGGAATTGTGACCGCCGAGGTGATCGGACGGTCCGGTGCCGCGTCCGGGAGAGGTGGCGACATCGGCATTGCGGGACGCAGCTCCCCCGTCGCCGCCGCCGCCCGAGCCGCCTCCGGCTTGCTGCTGGTACATGCTCGCCGACGAGCCGATCATCTCGCCCGAGGCTGAGCCCGAGCTACCGAAGTCGGCGGAATCCGCAGCGGTCGGCAGGATCGGTGACCACTTGAGCAACGCGAACGGTGCCAGACCGATCATCACGAAGCACACGGCGATCAGGGCGAGTTGGCCCAGTGATTCCAATTTGCCGTCGTCGGCGACCGATCCTTTCGCCGAGACGTTGATGACAACGAACACCGCGGCCAGCAGAACGAACAACATGGGCTTGGACAGCACGACACCGAGAAACATCATCACCGGCCGAAGCGCCTTCTTTCGCCAGGTGGGGTGCACCCACATGCCGAATGCGATACCGCTGACCACTGCGAGAACGGGAAGCGCGGCCGCATGCATCAAGAAGCCGAAGAAGACCGAGAGCACACCGATAACCATCAACCCGAATCCGATGATGCCGGCCACGGCTCCACCGACCAGGGTTTCGTCGTTGAGAGCGCCCAGGGAGGTCGATACGTTGTTGATCACCTCGTCGGTGGTGGTGCCGATCGCGCCTACCAACGCGACCGAGATCTCGTGGGCGAGACTGATAACGAATTGGGCGATAGAGGGAGCGAAGAGCATCAGCATGATCCCGGCGGGCAAGTATCCGAAGAAGTCCTTGGCGAGTTCTTCGCCCGGGCGGCTTCCGTCGGCTGACTTGTAGAGCGCGAAGATCGTGGCGATAGCCAACACCAGGAGCCCCAACCCCGTCGACATCGCGTACACCGTCAAGAACTGCGGCTCCAACGGATCGAATTCGCCGATTCCTGCCAAACCGGGCAGGACCGAATCGGTCATCGACATCGCCGAACTCTTGAACTTGTTCGCCCAGGAATCGATCACGTCCGACGGGTCTTTGACGAACGCGACCAGATCACCGAGCGGGCCGGCAACGGTATCCCACGCGAAGGTGAAACTGTCGACGAAGATCTTGCCGCCCATATAGGCAGGTGTCGCCCTCATCATCCCTCCGAGGGTCTCTCCGAGGCGGTCACTGAAGCTGGTGTTCTGATCGATCCAGTTCATGGTGCCGCCGAACATTTTCCCGACCCTGGTGTTCCATTCCGCACACGCGAACATGTCTTCCCCAGGTGTTGCGCGCTCGCAGTTGACGAACATCGCATGCATGCACAGGACGCCGGGAACACCGTTGCCGGCGCACGGAGCAGTCCAGGCAGCGTCGGGGACCATGTCGGCGTTCGGCTGCTTCTTCATCGCCGCGAGCGAGGCCGCGTCCGGCGTCGGGCTCCACTCGAAACCCCAGGTGCTCGTCGTCTTCGTCGTCCACCGGGCCAGATCCTGCGCACACGTCGGAGACGGTGGGTACATGTCCGCAGCCTCATCGAGGGGATACGTGTTCGGATAGACACCCTTGAGGATCGACTCGTCCGTGATGCTCAAGGCGGCCTTCTGGTTCGCCTCCACACCCATGTCGACTCCGGACATCTGAGTACCGGCACCGCCGGCGGCGACCAGAGCGTCGATCAGAGCCGGATTCTTCGACATCATCACCTGCGGTGCCCACATGGCTATCCGCTCGGATTCTTTTGCCGTCCAGTACATCAACCGGTTCTCGTTGTGCATGACCTGCGTCGAGTACTGGCCCATATCGCCGCCTGTGTCCTTGCAGACGCCGGTGAACCACGAGGCGGATTTGAATTCCTCTGTGCCGGCGACGAACTTCTTCAGATCATCGGGAAATCCTTTGGGGAGTTCCTTGCCCGACTGAGTGGCATTCTGCACGCCAGGAGCCGGGTCGGTGTTGGGGACAGCAACTGGTTCCGCTGCCGCCGGCAACGCCAGTCCGAGCATCGCGAACAATGCCACGACCGCGGTCAGAATGATTTTGCGCCACATCAGTCAGGCCCCCTTCTAGTTGACGTAGAACGTGTAGAAGCCGTTCGCACCGGGCTTCGAAAGCGCCGAGTCAGCCGCCGGGAACTGAGCATCATCTGCGGACGGGCCGCTGACGAACTTCCAGTCCTGGGCTTTCCAGTCGCCGTTCTCCCACTTCACCGTGACGGTGCTCGTCGAGTAGACGGTGAGGATGCCGACCTTGTCGCTGCCCTCACTGACCGGACTTTGACCGACGCCCATGCCCCACACCGACACCGTGGCCGAGTCCTGGGTGAAGTCCGTGACGGTGACGATCAGCGGCACGTTGTTGACGGTCTTCCCCAGATCAGTTCGGCCACTGGAGATGTCGACAACGGCATTCAAGGCGTCCGTGGCGTTCGACGAGACAGCGACTTCCCGCAGCTTCGCAGCGTCGATCCGGCCCTGGTACGTCTGACCATTCGCCTGAATGAAGTTCACCGCCGCGGTCTGCGCTCCCGCCTGATCGCGGGTGTATCCGGCCGGGACACCGTCGATGGTCGTCGTCGGACCGTGGGCTGCACGAATTGCATCGGCTCCGCTCCCCTTGTCGTCATCACTACCACCGGAGGTGAGGAGCGCGATCACCAACGCGAGGAATACCACTGCGACGACACCAGTGGCGATAACGCGCTTGCGGTCAGAGAAGAACCCGGATCCGCCACCTGTGGATCCAGTCGCCGCGACCGGACGGTTGCCCGTACCTACCTGAGAAAAATCTTTGACCATGAGTTCTCTTCTTTCTCGTGAAAAATTCTGATCTGGAACGGAATTCGTCTCAGCCTTGAGTGACGAACATGATGGCGCCGATGATGACGGTCAGAAGTGTCAGGCCGCCGAATGCGGTGGCTGCGGTCTTGACCTCAGCTGCGTTGTCGGTCATCTCCGAGGCGTAGCCGCCGTTCTTCGCTGCTCGCATCTTGTACAGCGCGAAGATCAGTTTCACGCCGACACCGCCCATTGCGAGTGCCCAGATGGTGCCGAGCACGCGGACCCAGACGTTCTGGAACGCAGGTCCGAGGAACTCGAGGGTAGGGGTGACCCCTTCGAATGGGTTCTTCGACTTCGGCGCGTCCTGAGCTGCGGCAGGCGCGGCGGTCATGATTGCCAGGGCGATGGTGCCGGAGGTGATGGCTGCCGCTCGACGCAGCCGGCCGCCGCGGGTGGACGGGCTCACCGGTATGTTCTGTTCGTTCATCGTGTTCCCTTTCGATGTGGTGTTCGGCTGTGGTGCAGTGTTTTTCAATCCAGGCGCCCGCGATTTCGCGGGTGGGGTGGAGTTACCGGGCGAGGACGGAGGGGGCGGGGGTTCGGCCGGGGTTCCGGCTCGTACTCCGCGTATCGGTCTTCGTACTGCGCGACCGGTTCGGGTCGGGCTGTACGTCGAATAACTTCCGGAGGACGTTGGATCTGCTCGGGGGTGTACGGGTCGGCGTACTCGGCAGCGCGGCCGTACACGCTGGCAGCGAGAGCATCCGCGATTTCGGCGGCGACATTGGTGTAAGCCTCGATCGTGGACGGAAGGAGCCGGTCGTAGACGATGCGCTCTCCAGTCGCGAACGACGGCTCGTAGGGAACCCGGATGACGTTCTCTTCCGGAAGGCCCAGTCGAGCCAGTCCCTCGACGAGTTCAGGTTCGAGGGTGGGATCGGAGCCGGGTGTCACGACAGTCAGCACGATCGCGGAGGACACCAGATGGCCGAAGCCGCGGGCGATGATCCCCTTGAACATCCGCAACGCCATCTTGGTCATGTCGAGGCGCAGTGGCAGGGGAACGACCAACAGGTTCGAGTGCTGCACGGCCCATTGCCAATTCGCGGCCACGGGTTCGTTGCCGGTGTCGATGAAGATCAGGTCCCGATGACGGCGGAGTACAGCCATGATCGCCGCGCACTCGTCCCAGCCGATGCCATGATCGCGTGAGGTCGAAGTGTCGGCTCCGAGGACTTCGTCGTGCGTGGGTTGAAGTCGCAGGAACCTGCCGAGCGCACCTGACACGGCTCCCGCCGAGGTGAGATCGCGGGCGTTCTCGAGAACATCCCAGGGGCCGACGTCGGGATCGGTGGGATTCGCCGCGCGGTCTCCGAGGGTCCCGGTGGACTGGTTGGCATCCCACGCGACAACGCCGTGGCGGTGCGAACCGAAGGTGTTGGCCAGGGTCAGGGTCGTCGAAGTCTTTCCGGCATCACCTTTGAGGCTGATCACCGAGACGACCATGCAACCGGGTAGCGGCTGCTGAACTCGGGTGACGGATTGGCGGAACCGCACCTCCGCCGAGTCAGGCTTCGGCGCCATCTTCATGCCGACCGCCGCGTTGACACGTCCGCGCCAGCCCCATGTTGCGGGGCTGTCGTCGACTTCGCTGGTCTCCCGCTCGAACCGGTAGTCGAATTCGGGTTCGTCGTTCTCTGCCAGTGCGTCCTGCCCGACCGCATACGGGTCGTCGTATCCTGCCGACTCGTCGACCAACTCGGTATCGCCGGATTCGGTGGCTGACTCGATCTGAGGGGCTGGTTCAGGAGTCTCGATCGGGGCGGTCTCGGCTTCGGGCCGAGACTGCCGGCGTAGACGCTGGCCGCGCAGGTCAACGGCCTTTTCGGTGGTGTACGTGTCCTGGTGCTCGTCGTAGGGGTCAGGAGCGCTCACGGGAGTTCCTTTCGGGGAGGGGGTGGTTCCGGGGACGTTCTTCTCGCTGGTCATAGCTTTTTGAGGTCGTCGACGGCCCACAGACCGCCGCGACTGACGACCAGAACGGCGACGATGACGGTGTCGACGCCGACGATGGAGCCATCGGACGCAATCGCGGTCTGTTCGACCTGATACATCCGGTGCACCGCAGTCGCGGTGTCCACGGCGCCCTGGTTCGGTACAGAGCTGACCGTCGGCCAGACCTGCGCGTCCTTCGCGGCCCATTCGAGCCACTGACCGCCGGGGCTTCCGGTCGGGGTGGTTCCGGTGACGTCGCCGAGGAAGCGTTCGGTGAGCAGGTCGCCGGTGCGGGCGGCCGCGTCGTTGGGTCCGCGATCGTCAGCGGTGTTCCAGGTGAACCAGGTGGTGACCACGGCGTCGGCAACGGCAGCCGGATCGCTGCGGTCCACGATGGCGACCTGTTCGGGCGCGTGTTCCGGAACGGTGGCCGCAGGCCGCGTGGACTCGGCCGCCGAGGTTTCGTTCGGGGACCATTGCTGCGCCCGTGCACCCGTCGTCGTGGTGGACGGGCCGGTTGCGGTGCCTTCCGTGCCCGAGGAGCACCCGGCCAGGGCAATAGCGACGGCAGATGCAGCGGCGAGCGCGGCGAGGTGGCGTTTCACGACTCGTCCTCGATGAACAGATCCGACAACCGAATCGCCTGCCACGCCTGGTAACCAGGCTCTTCGCACCAGTCCACGGCCCGGTTGTTGTCGGTGATGTCGAGGTCGAGTGCAACACCGTGCTTGGCTGCCATACCGGCGAGGGAGTTCCCGTCGATCTCCGGATTGGAGATGTGCAGGAGCAACCGCACCGCGGGAACGTTCGCGTCCTCCCGTGCTTTGCCGGCGAGGAATACCGCCTTACCGGCTGCCGAGTCGTCTGCCGAGCGCTGGTTGCCTTCCTTGAAGACCGTGTCGTTCTTGTGGAACGTCCCGTACCAGGCCGCGTCGTCGACCGGTCCGAGTACAGCGAAGCTACCCCGCTCGTCACCTGCGGCGAACAGTTCCACCAACGGTGCGGTGGCGGCGGCTTCGGCGATCTCCTTCTTGCGTTTGGTCGCTTCCGCGTCGCGGAGTACGTCGTAGTCGAGATCGAGTTGTTTGACCAACTCGCGCTTGACCTTCGGCCACATGCTGCGCGAGAGCAGTTTGTTCTTCTTCGCCCACGCGCGGATCTCTGAGGAGTCGCTGGTGCGCAACTCGTCAGCGGCGGTACGTACTGCGTCTGCGGCCTGTTCCCATTCGGTGGCTGCGGATACCGTCATTTCTGGGATCTACCTTTCTTCGGGTGAAACTTCATTCCGGGGTGGTCATCGGGTTGCGATGTTCTGGTCTGGGTTGTTCTGTCAGGCAAAGCGTTTCGCTGCCAATCCCGAGGACGGCGGGGTCCAGTCGGAGATTTTGACGACATCGCCCGATTGCGGAGCTTCGACGACCTTGCCGCCGCCCATCCAGATGAAGATGTGGCCGCTGTGGGGTTGGATGATGTCGCCGGGTCGCAGGTCGGCAGGGTTGGTGATCGAGGTTCCGCGAGAGTCGCCTATCTGCATCTGGTCCTGGTGAGGGAGAACCGTTCGGCCGCCTGTCGCTTGCGCGACTGCGTATTTCACCAATCCTGAGCAGTCGAACCCGACCTTGTTGAAGTCGCCGAAACTGTCTGCCACTCCCCCGTCACGGACGCCGCGCGTCGGTCCGTTCTCGTCGCCGCCGCCCCAGGCATACGGGGTGCCGAGCCACCGCAGAGCGGCATCGACGACGACCGAACCCG
Above is a genomic segment from Rhodococcus qingshengii JCM 15477 containing:
- a CDS encoding type II toxin-antitoxin system PemK/MazF family toxin → MTAALRGQIYWFDMGHGEKPWVVVSNNVRNRNLNTVLAARVTTTPKPGVPTAVPLGAADPLVGSILADDLIQLFDDELAASRPAGALSPATVVKLNKALAIALGLP
- a CDS encoding type IV secretory system conjugative DNA transfer family protein, whose translation is MSTTQRPTQPMVPPGVLPLVSLVASAVVSVVAGGYISGVVSGHGGALPTGVYGVLDVFEGLFRNPGDPALAWPEGSRPGGPVLTWVSIAIVAALCLWMGLFVSGQQMKRAAARRVRESGFADRTELARTGISEKAAVRKAKATRLSLKDVPVRRIDAAVETTRVAELYDHKGEGVFLQYRDGLTCTGPTGAGKTWRVCWKGVTDAVGPVVATSTRGDLLRSTWAQRREVGHVEVFDPEGLTAIPNPMRWSILDGCEDPEVAKRRAEALVQAMPMDDTSNSGYWNGKAAMLMRGYLYSAAVKNKNMIDLRIWASSRNVQLVRDVLEQDLPDWHAELEQALDSQSDSSDDVVSACARLLEPLASPKLMSAINVPRSESADLHALMTEGKNTVYLVSEGHSASAAAFTTVLSAELYHIAKTHGLGNEDDKIDPPLRMVLDEMNNVAAIPHMPDLITDSGGRGIQIWAFVHSALQNEKRWGRIDGQRLSSDSPARIYLPGLGDEGELSALSRLMGSRDEYISLDPRSAPRSVPMMALNEIREMPEDQALMIYRNARPMKVRLPSVWDVPDLSKRVRANQSAFDAFCAKAEL
- a CDS encoding MinD/ParA family ATP-binding protein, whose protein sequence is MSAPDPYDEHQDTYTTEKAVDLRGQRLRRQSRPEAETAPIETPEPAPQIESATESGDTELVDESAGYDDPYAVGQDALAENDEPEFDYRFERETSEVDDSPATWGWRGRVNAAVGMKMAPKPDSAEVRFRQSVTRVQQPLPGCMVVSVISLKGDAGKTSTTLTLANTFGSHRHGVVAWDANQSTGTLGDRAANPTDPDVGPWDVLENARDLTSAGAVSGALGRFLRLQPTHDEVLGADTSTSRDHGIGWDECAAIMAVLRRHRDLIFIDTGNEPVAANWQWAVQHSNLLVVPLPLRLDMTKMALRMFKGIIARGFGHLVSSAIVLTVVTPGSDPTLEPELVEGLARLGLPEENVIRVPYEPSFATGERIVYDRLLPSTIEAYTNVAAEIADALAASVYGRAAEYADPYTPEQIQRPPEVIRRTARPEPVAQYEDRYAEYEPEPRPNPRPLRPRPVTPPHPRNRGRLD